The Akkermansia muciniphila genome includes the window CTCCAGCAGCTGAGCGCCAAGAATTATTTTGCCCAGTTTTCCCCGTGCCCCGAATTCGTCATCATGTTCCTGCCGGGGGAAGCCTTTTTCCAGGCGGCCCTGGAAGCGGACCCCTCCCTGATTGAATTCGGCGCGGAGAACAAGGTGATCCTTTCCACGCCCTCCACCCTAATCGCCCTGCTGAAAGCCGTCGCCTACGGCTGGAAGCAGGAGCAACTGGCGGACAACGCCAAGAAAATCTCGGAAGCGGGGGCGGACCTGTTCAATACCTGCTCCATCCTCACCGGCCATTTTTCCTCCCTGGGCAAGAGCCTGAACCAGGCAGTGACCCAGTATAACAAGACCGTTTCCTCCTTTGAGCACCGGTTCATTCCCCGGGCGCAGAAATTGAAGAACCTGGGCGTAACCTCCACGAAGGACCTCCCCGCCAATCTGGAAGATATCACCCTCCAGGCAAAATCCGCAGACATTCCGGACATTCCGTCCTGAAAGTGCTGCAACACCACGGCAGCCATGGCTCTGTGCGGTTCCGGCAAGGAGAGCCTTCAGGACAACCGGCGGGCGGAAACGGGAAACGGCAGGCTGTCTTCATCCCGCAGCCGGGCGGACAGTTCCGCCACAGTAGCGCACACCGGCACGCGGAAGGCGTCCAGCGCGGCGCGGGAACTGTAGCCCCACCCTACCAGAACCAGGCGCGTTCCGGCATTCACGGCGGTATTGCCATCATGGGCGGAATCCCCCACCATGCACGCCTGCCCAGGTTCCATCCCCCAGCCATGGATAATGGACAGCAGGGAACCGGGCTCCGGCTTGCGCGGAAAACGGTCTGAAAAGCCCATCACTTCACGGAAAGGCACCCCGGGCAGGATATGGCGCACCAGCGGTCCCGTGACCACATGCGGCTTGTTGGACAGGACACCCAGGGGGTGGCCTTCCGCGGCCAGTTCCAGCAGCATTTCACGGATGCCGGGGTACGGCGCCGTGCCATCCTGCCAAGTGTGGGGGTATTCCTTCATGAATCCCTTGTGCACCGCTTCAAAGGCTTCCTCCGGCACGTCTCCGTTAAAACAGCCTTTCAGGGAAGCCATGCAGAGTTCCCGCGCGCCCCTGCCCACCATTCCCCGGATGGCGTCCACGGAGTGCTCCGGGTACCCCAGGGCCTTCAGGGCCAGGTTCAGGCCGCGGGCGATGCCGGGAATGGAGTCCACCAGCGTTCCGTCCAGGTCAAAGACAAAACCCGTTTTCATGGCCTCAATGGCAGAATCCGCGTTCGGAAGTTTCCACAAACTCAACGATTCTCTTCAGGCAGGGATTTTCCGCATAGTCCGAATTCCGGAGTTCCTCAATCGCTTCCTGAACGGACAGCTTCTTGTTGACGAAAAGCTTTTTGTAGCACATGCGGACGGCCCGCAGGTCTTCCTCGGAAAATCCGCGCCTCTGCATGCCGATGGAGTTGACGGAGCGCGTCACGGCCGGA containing:
- a CDS encoding HAD family hydrolase, giving the protein MKTGFVFDLDGTLVDSIPGIARGLNLALKALGYPEHSVDAIRGMVGRGARELCMASLKGCFNGDVPEEAFEAVHKGFMKEYPHTWQDGTAPYPGIREMLLELAAEGHPLGVLSNKPHVVTGPLVRHILPGVPFREVMGFSDRFPRKPEPGSLLSIIHGWGMEPGQACMVGDSAHDGNTAVNAGTRLVLVGWGYSSRAALDAFRVPVCATVAELSARLRDEDSLPFPVSARRLS